The Osmia bicornis bicornis chromosome 9, iOsmBic2.1, whole genome shotgun sequence genome has a segment encoding these proteins:
- the LOC123988150 gene encoding uncharacterized protein LOC123988150: protein MAPPILRKLTVVQYSRLAEIELTSTRLREKERSSFNRNIIASRIESLQEIWRDVRSAHAEISIRDDAGVDAYMTDNVIQRLQTAYEDTLDFLLTVQAELQAADQSTLPTGPPIASSSITPEPRTAKLPKLELPTFSGEYEDWENFCDLFTTLVHDAPGLADASKLQYLKNCLKGTAAELVKDVTTTNANYTTTWQALKARFHNPRLVVNNHLKRLMDMPYLKKESAIELRSFADEAQRIVRALTNLQMPVSHWDVWFVYLLAARLDPESQKAWETELSERDRRVVLDNVAELDNLNPLERFPKFVDLSEFLEKRVQALSMIASNAPKAEKKPSALPRSVPGSRKCKEKHHSLIHFDQASGLHSKEKGSVEPHSAREVLLATAQLTLVGPHGARTRVRALLDQGSQSSFVSEAVANLLGLEKRRIDVPLLGLGARSAGTAHMTTSFEVHSLVDPSFQIEVEALILPKLTSQLPARCAMALDIEMFAGLSLADPQFYVPGSVDIIFGADIYGQLLRSGLRSFPSSSLVAQKTVLGWIVSGPVHSDGSRRAVDHKSMPLQMLHSAAEQDLDQSLRRFWALEELPTVTSTLKPLDEACEKLFRESHVRNSDGRFVVHLPLKSEPPAAGPETKRMAMGSLAHMYRRFARDPKLALAYREFMTVYENLGHMERVPASELDNSRAWYLPHHAVVQSTPLKWKIRVVFDASRKTRDGHCLNDFLLAGPALQRDLSLILLNWRRYRFVFTADVVKMFRQICVARNDQDLQRIVWAPSSSEMPVVYRLTTVTYGTACAPYLAIRTLLQLAEDEKSRFPLGAQCLEFNTYVDDTFSGADELSIALRTRQELIELLKSAGVELDKWAANHSDLLPPNAQQPGKEESKSINLDESVKTLGVQWNPHHDEFRFTTSGFKDLSREVTKRDVLSNIARLFDPLGWLAPVTISAKILMQDLWILKVGWDSVLPVEVQDRWSEYCNSLSAMPALSINRWLGASCDSGSQIHGFSDASSRAYAAAVYIRINEADDRFRVVLLAAKSKVAPIKTVSIPNLELCGAVLLVKLLRHVRKLDFLQSIPVFAWSDSQIVLMWLRKHPCHWKTFVANRVSFIQTEMPGAKWAHVPTGENPADLATRGCRPADLVEARLWWHGPDWLAMHEEHWPKVALAPQVLLVKATPSDPEILTKFSSLTRLIRVVAYCLRPLVGLRRRKGNLPALPEFLTASELSGARIALIRLAQTHAFDAEIKLLQMGKSLAKRNPLLSLDPFLDKSDGILRVGGRLGNSVLSHDRKHPPILPRRSPLSRLFVRYAHRACLHGGPTLTLCTVMQHAWILGRNRLVKTEIRHCVVCHDNATTFQAADKELRAMFSAASTFYKCVAATLANDGTSWKFIPPNSPHYGGLWEAGVKSVKHHLKRVIGDRPLTFEEFSTVLVEIEACLNSRPLYPLSNDVEDLQVLTPAHFLGIASGLIPEDAPPDVSENRLERFQLLQVIRNNFWKRWSQEYLQYLQERAKWRGPAENFAVGQLVLVRDDRYPPSKWPLGRVTEVHLGPDGLVRVVTVRTATSSLRRHVARLCPLLLEQNPSTAGADGTAA from the exons ATGGCTCCTCCAATATTGAGGAAACTCACGGTGGTGCAATACTCGCGATTGGCGGAAATCGAGTTGACGAGTACTCGATTAAGAGAGAAGGAGCGCAGCTCGTTTAATCGGAATATCATAGCTTCGCGAATTGAGTCTCTTCAAGAAATTTGGAGGGATGTGCGTAGTGCGCATGCCGAAATTTCAATTCGTGACGATGCTGGGGTTGACGCGTATATGACGGATAACGTGATTCAGCGATTACAAACGGCGTACGAGGATACGCTTGATTTCCTGCTAACAGTACAAGCGGAACTACAGGCTGCGGATCAGTCTACTTTACCGACTGGACCACCGATAGCCAGTTCTTCAATAACACCCGAGCCTCGTACAGCTAAGCTTCCGAAGTTAGAATTACCTACGTTTTCCGGCGAATACGAGGATTGGGAAAACTTTTGTGACTTATTTACCACGTTGGTTCACGATGCACCCGGTCTTGCTGACGCGTCTAAGTTGCAatacttgaaaaattgtttaaaggGTACTGCGGCGGAGTTAGTCAAGGATGTCACGACTACAAATGCGAATTATACGACGACGTGGCAGGCTCTTAAGGCGCGTTTTCATAATCCGCGATTGGTTGTGAATAACCATTTAAAGAGGCTCATGGATATGCCATATTTAAAGAAAGAGTCCGCGATAGAGTTACGTTCGTTTGCTGACGAAGCTCAGCGCATAGTTCGGGCGTTAACGAATTTACAAATGCCAGTGAGTCATTGGGATGTATGGTTCGTTTATTTATTGGCGGCTCGTTTGGACCCCGAATCCCAAAAGGCGTGGGAGACGGAATTGAGTGAGAGGGATCGTCGCGTCGTATTAGACAATGTTGCGGAGTTAGACAATTTAAATCCACTTGAAAGATTTCCGAAATTCGTGGACTTATCCGAATTTTTGGAAAAGCGCGTTCAAGCGCTCAGCATGATTGCCTCAAATGCTCCCAAAGCAGAGAAGAAGCCTTCTGCTTTACCTAGATCGGTACCGGGTTCGCGAAAG TGCAAGGAAAAACACCACTCCCTGATTCATTTCGATCAGGCCAGTGGTTTGCATTCAAAGGAGAAAGGTTCGGTTGAGCCACATAGTGCACGCGAAG TCTTGCTTGCAACGGCTCAATTGACGTTGGTGGGACCGCACGGGGCGCGGACTCGTGTGCGGGCCTTGTTAGATCAAGGATCCCAGAGCTCTTTTGTGTCTGAGGCGGTCGCTAACTTGCTAGGTTTAGAGAAGCGCCGTATTGACGTTCCTTTGTTGGGTCTCGGTGCGAGGTCTGCAGGCACTGCTCATATGACTACGAGTTTCGAAGTGCATTCCTTGGTTGACCCGTCGTTTCAAATTGAGGTGGAAGCTCTGATTCTTCCGAAGCTCACGTCGCAGCTTCCCGCTAGATGTGCTATGGCTTTGGATATCGAAATGTTCGCGGGATTATCATTGGCTGACCCGCAATTTTATGTGCCGGGATCAGTTGATATTATTTTTGGCGCGGATATCTACGGGCAACTATTGCGATCGGGGTTGCGAAGTTTTCCTTCTTCGTCTCTGGTTGCACAAAAGACAGTCCTCGGCTGGATTGTCTCCGGCCCTGTGCATTCGGACGGTTCACGGCGGGCGGTCGATCATAAATCAATGCCGCTTCAAATGCTACACAGTGCTGCAGAGCAGGACTTAGACCAGTCGTTACGACGGTTTTGGGCCTTGGAGGAGTTACCCACGGTCACTTCAACGTTAAAGCCATTAGATGAAGCATGTGAAAAGCTATTTAGGGAATCGCATGTTCGCAATTCTGACGGTCGATTCGTTGTGCATCTCCCTTTAAAGTCTGAGCCTCCTGCTGCCGGTCCGGAAACAAAACGTATGGCCATGGGCTCACTTGCCCATATGTATCGTCGGTTTGCTCGCGATCCGAAATTAGCTTTGGCATATCGCGAATTTATGACGGTCTACGAAAATTTGGGACATATGGAGCGAGTTCCCGCGTCGGAACTTGATAATTCGCGTGCATGGTATTTACCTCATCACGCGGTTGTACAATCTACACCGTTGAAATGGAAGATTCGGGTGGTTTTTGATGCGTCGCGAAAGACCCGCGATGGGCACTGTTTGAATGATTTTCTCTTGGCGGGACCTGCTCTTCAGCGCGATCTTTCGTTGATTTTACTAAATTGGCGTCGGTACCGTTTCGTGTTTACCGCGGACGTGGTCAAGATGTTTAGGCAAATTTGCGTTGCGCGTAATGATCAGGATTTGCAGCGAATAGTATGGGCTCCTAGTTCTTCGGAGATGCCGGTGGTATATCGTTTGACCACCGTCACGTATGGGACGGCGTGTGCTCCCTATCTTGCGATACGTACGCTCCTGCAGTTAGCGGAGGATGAGAAATCGCGTTTTCCACTCGGAGCTCAATGCTTGGAATTCAATACGTACGTGGACGACACGTTTTCGGGTGCGGACGAACTCTCAATCGCGTTGCGTACTAGACAGGAGCTCATTGAACTTCTGAAGTCGGCGGGCGTCGAGCTTGATAAGTGGGCCGCGAATCATTCTGATTTGTTACCTCCTAACGCGCAACAACCCGGGAAGGAGGAATCGAAATCGATAAATCTAGATGAGTCGGTTAAAACGCTGGGGGTTCAGTGGAATCCACATCACGATGAGTTTCGTTTCACCACGTCAGGTTTTAAAGATTTGTCCAGAGAGGTGACCAAACGGGACGTCCTTTCAAATATTGCGCGCTTGTTTGATCCGCTGGGGTGGTTGGCTCCGGTCACGATAAGCGCCAAAATCTTAATGCAGGATCTTTGGATTCTGAAGGTCGGCTGGGATTCCGTTTTACCGGTGGAAGTACAGGATAGATGGAGTGAATATTGTAATTCACTTTCGGCCATGCctgcattgtcaattaatcgATGGTTGGGAGCCTCTTGCGATTCGGGTTCGCAAATTCACGGGTTTTCCGACGCTTCATCCCGCGCTTATGCGGCGGCGGTTTATATTCGAATTAACGAAGCAGATGATCGTTTCCGTGTCGTACTTTTAGCTGCCAAAAGTAAGGTTGCTCCGATAAAGACCGTGAGCATTCCAAATCTCGAACTGTGTGGAGCGGTGTTGCTTGTTAAGCTTCTTCGTCACGTGCGGAAGCTTGATTTTTTGCAGAGTATACCAGTATTTGCATGGTCAGACAGTCAGATTGTTCTGATGTGGCTTCGGAAACACCCATGCCACTGGAAGACTTTCGTGGCAAACCGGGTGTCCTTTATCCAGACAGAGATGCCGGGTGCTAAATGGGCACATGTGCCTACTGGAGAAAATCCTGCGGATTTGGCTACGCGTGGATGTAGGCCTGCAGACTTGGTTGAGGCACGTCTGTGGTGGCATGGGCCTGATTGGCTTGCGATGCACGAGGAGCATTGGCCCAAGGTGGCACTGGCTCCGCAGGTTTTGCTTGTGAAGGCGACTCCGAGTGATCCGGAGATTTTGACTAAATTTTCCTCATTGACTCGGCTAATTCGCGTGGTGGCTTATTGTCTGCGCCCATTAGTTGGCTTGCGAAGGCGCAAGGGTAACCTTCCTGCATTGCCGGAATTTTTGACTGCGTCAGAGTTGTCTGGCGCTCGGATTGCTTTGATTAGGTTAGCACAGACGCATGCTTTTGACGCAGAGATTAAGTTACTGCAGATGGGAAAGAGTTTGGCAAAGCGTAACCCGCTACTTAGTTTGGATCCGTTTTTAGACAAGTCGGACGGTATTTTGCGTGTTGGAGGCCGTCTTGGGAATTCGGTGCTGTCACATGATCGTAAGCATCCGCCTATCTTGCCACGTCGTTCGCCGCTTAGTCGGTTATTTGTGCGATATGCACATCGTGCTTGTCTTCATGGTGGACCTACGCTCACTTTGTGTACCGTGATGCAGCATGCGTGGATTCTAGGCAGGAATCGTCTAGTGAAAACTGAAATTCGTCACTGCGTCGTCTGTCA TGATAACGCTACCACGTTTCAGGCCGCGGATAAGGAGTTGCGCGCTATGTTCTCAGCTGCTTCTACCTTTTATAAGTGTGTTGCAGCTACTCTTGCCAATGACGGAACTTCTTGGAAATTTATTCCTCCGAATTCACCCCACTATGGCGGTTTATGGGAAGCGGGTGTCAAGTCGGTGAAGCATCATTTGAAGCGAGTGATCGGTGATCGACCTCTGACCTTTGAGGAGTTTTCGACCGTTCTGGTAGAAATTGAAGCGTGTTTAAACTCGCGTCCGCTTTATCCGCTTAGTAATGATGTGGAGGATTTGCAAGTTTTAACACCTGCACATTTTCTCGGCATTGCCTCTGGGTTAATTCCAGAGGACGCTCCCCCTGATGTGTCTGAGAATCGTTTGGAACGATTTCAGTTACTTCAGGTGATTAGAAATAACTTTTGGAAGCGATGGTCCCAGGAATACCTGCAATATTTGCAGGAGCGTGCGAAATGGCGAGGGCCAGCCGAGAATTTTGCGGTCGGTCAGTTAGTACTTGTGCGTGATGATCGGTATCCGCCTTCAAAATGGCCTCTTGGTCGCGTGACTGAAGTCCACCTCGGTCCGGATGGATTAGTAAGAGTGGTCACCGTTCGAACGGCCACGTCTAGTTTAAGGCGGCATGTTGCTCGGTTATGTCCGCTATTGCTAGAGCAGAATCCATCTACGGCTGGCGCGGATGGTACGGCTGCCTAG